Below is a genomic region from Fulvia fulva chromosome 5, complete sequence.
GCCTTCCTATGAGAATGCTCCGAAACCGGCTACTCGGCACATCAACATCGTGCCTTCCTATTTAGTATTCCTATGTCACCCTCCTCTCCAGCAGCGATGACTTGTTGCATATGGACGGCCTCTCACGATGGCGGAAAAGACGACTCCATCCATGACAGATGACCTCACCAGCACACCCTTCCACATCGCAACAGACTGGGCCTCACCAGACGACCCAGATGACCCTCGCAACTTCTCTCTGTCACGAAAGATATGCTCAACCATCGCCTTCACCGGCCTAGCTTTTGTCAGTACCTTCGCGGCCTCCATCTACAGTCCAGGATCATCACTCGTCAGGAATGACTTCAGCTGCTGAGAAGAAGTTGCCGTCTTGCCACTCTCCCTCTACAATCTAGGCATGGGCTTCGGACCGCTGGTTGGCTCTGCAGACTGCGAGGTACTACGCTACGGTGCTGTTCCTAAGGCCGGTGCATATGTTGCTGACTGAGCCGATCGTGTCGCTCGTGTGTCTCTACAGTGGCTTCTTCTTTGGCTTAATGTACACGTTCGTCACTGCATCGCCCTGGATCTATCAGcactactacggcttcgaCCTCACCGGCCAGTCGCTGTCGTTTCTCGGTCTGATCATTGGCGCCTTTATCGCGCCGATCCCAATGACCATCATGGACCTCACGATCTATCAGTCTCGGCTCGTACATTTCAGGACAACACATCTTGATACCGACCGCTTTTCTCCCGAGCACAGGTTGTACCCAGCCATGTTAGCATCGCCACTGCTCCCGACTTTCCTACTCATCTTTGCATGGACAGTCAGATCAGGGATACACTGGATCGTGCCCATCATCTTCCAAGGGTTGGCTATGTCGAGCAGCGTGATCATTTACGCTCCGAGCAACCTCTTCATGATCGATGCGTATGGACCGCTCTATGGGGCAAGTGCGGCGGGTGCGGCGATGTTGAGTCGGTATTCGTCGAGTGCGGCGTTCCCGTTGTTCTCTTTGCAGGTATGCATGTCACTCCCGCCAGGACGAGACTTGTACTAACAACAACGATCGTAGATGTATCACACCCTAGGCGTAGGCTGGGCGACCACATTACTGGCACTCTGCACCCTTGTCATGGCTCCCATACCGTGGCTATTTTGGAAGTATGGCGACAAGATCAGAGCAAGAACAAAGTACGAGACAAGTTCATAAATGATAGTATCCACACTTCTACTTTCCCTCGAGATAAGGCTCAAGTTCCCCACCAAAATTCCTCTTCTGCAGCTGTAGAGCCAGAAATCTACTCAAGAACCGCGCAGCCTTAACATCACCTCCCACGTAGAACAAATGCGGATGTCCCGCCAACTTCGCCATCCCTCTTATCTCACCTTCCTTGTCCGGACCGCCGTAACCATCCATCTGCTCCGCCACCCCTTCACCGACTATAGCTGCGGCAGCTTTGCGATAATCCCTATCAAACCCAGTGCACAGCACAATGATATCCGCCTCCAGCTCGGAGCCGTCTACAAACCGCAGTCCCCGCTCAGTAAGACATTCGACCGCTTCACCCTTCATCTTAACCTCACCCTTGACAATCCTCGCGCAGTTCCCGATATCAACGTAATGCCCACCAAGCCGAACCGTAATATGCTGGAAAAGATCACCGTATCGATCCAGTTTGAACCCTGCCTTCTCCAAATCATCGAATTTCTCAGGGGAGTGTTCGATCCCCGTGTGAACCCCGCGATTCGCCATTTCCCGTCCGATCTTGAGAGGGTGTGTGTAATACGGCCGGTCGGAGACAGCAATGGGTTTGTCGAGATTGTACTCTGCTGCATTGATTGCCACGAGCCATTCACCAGGCAAGACGAAAGTGGGAGAGCGTTGCACCATGGTTGTGTGCATCCCGATGTCGGCCATGTCTTCGGCTATGTCGTGAGCAGTATTGGCGGATCCAATTACGATTCCGCGGAAAAAGGGTTTGTCGGCGAAGGCGTTGACGTTTGTGGTAGTTGGCGGACTGGGTCATTGTGCCCTTGTAGTTGCTGGTGGCGATTCTGGGGGTGGTGGCCCATTGTGGCAAGATGGGAGCGGAGCAGCCAACGCCCAAGGCTGTTATGAGATTGAAAGATTTCCATTGCTGTGTACCATGGCTGCCAGAGGTCTGCACTGTCCAGATTTGGGTGGATTCGTCCCATGTGGCTTTGTCGACGCGGCTGCCCTCTTGCACGTTGATGCTGTGTCTCTGGGTCCACGCTTTATACGCAGAACCGATGCGCTTGATGGGAATAAGTTCGGGGTCCTCTGCGGTGAAGGTTCGATCGAATGGTAAATTACCCAGCTCTCTGCCTGTGTGCCACTTGGCAGAGTCATAGCGATGTGCCCAGGAGTCGCCGATCTTGGGTCTGTCGTCAAAG
It encodes:
- a CDS encoding Efflux pump atB — protein: MLLTEPIVSLVCLYSGFFFGLMYTFVTASPWIYQHYYGFDLTGQSLSFLGLIIGAFIAPIPMTIMDLTIYQSRLVHFRTTHLDTDRFSPEHRLYPAMLASPLLPTFLLIFAWTVRSGIHWIVPIIFQGLAMSSSVIIYAPSNLFMIDAYGPLYGASAAGAAMLSRYSSSAAFPLFSLQMYHTLGVGWATTLLALCTLVMAPIPWLFWKYGDKIRARTKYETSS